The following are encoded in a window of Salinibacter ruber DSM 13855 genomic DNA:
- a CDS encoding BatA domain-containing protein, with protein sequence MSFLNPFALLAMAAVAVPLFLHFFNLRQPRTVEFSSLAFVKELKESAVQRVRIKEWLLLALRMLAIASLVMAFAQPTLTSTIGGMGASAPTAHAVVVDNSLSMAADGPGGAYFDQAIQKAQGVLGTVEEDDEVLLWPTARSGARPPEPMANTGVARQSLAELAPQAGARPLAQAVGRAAEAADEADAPQAVVYVVSDLQASTLGDSVATNVPDGVQVQLLPVETRAQSNIGVSDVTVTSRIAEVDQPVQLEATLTNHGPDPLSDYVASVYLAGDRVAQATTTLEPGLEKTVSFTVTPQTRGWLDGAVVTEDDDLPVDDRHHFSLHVPEERRVLLVRGEGQDTRYLDLALSSEMVADRIAFRTTAIDERDLASAELGRYDAVLLAGPRSLSSGEVDALARFVDRGGGLLLFPTAQARPDDYNALFGALDAGSLRGFSGALSGEQTVASFGRVDLQHPLFEGVFQERRREEASVEQPDLYYVMNFRPSGQAGQTLIELSNGRPFLHEVRHGSGRLLLSAVAPTQAWSDLPVRGLFVPLLYRSVYYLSATTSVAGEQLVAGRPAELRVTGVPPVASVRLHGPDGIEVAPEQRTLFGATLVQVGGTLTTPGLYDVQAGSTRVRRVAVNVPPAESNLQAAAPEEASERLGTATGAPVRAVAAAETEDLKETLRTRRAGTELWNVFLLLALVFLAAEMLVASQWAPETT encoded by the coding sequence GTGTCGTTCCTCAACCCCTTTGCGCTCCTGGCGATGGCGGCGGTGGCGGTGCCGCTGTTCCTGCACTTCTTCAACCTGCGCCAGCCGCGCACCGTCGAGTTTAGCTCGCTGGCGTTCGTGAAGGAGCTGAAGGAGTCGGCGGTGCAGCGGGTCCGCATCAAGGAGTGGCTGCTGCTGGCCCTCCGCATGCTGGCCATCGCGTCCCTCGTGATGGCGTTTGCCCAGCCCACGCTCACGAGCACGATTGGGGGCATGGGGGCGTCGGCGCCCACCGCCCACGCGGTCGTCGTCGACAACTCGCTCTCGATGGCGGCGGACGGGCCGGGCGGGGCGTACTTCGACCAGGCCATCCAGAAGGCCCAGGGCGTGCTGGGGACGGTGGAGGAGGACGACGAGGTCCTCCTCTGGCCGACGGCCCGGAGCGGCGCGCGGCCCCCGGAGCCCATGGCGAACACGGGCGTGGCGCGGCAGTCGCTCGCGGAGCTGGCGCCGCAGGCCGGAGCGCGGCCGCTCGCGCAGGCAGTGGGCCGGGCGGCCGAGGCGGCCGACGAGGCGGACGCGCCGCAGGCCGTCGTCTACGTGGTGAGCGACCTGCAGGCCAGCACCCTCGGCGACTCGGTTGCGACGAACGTGCCCGACGGCGTCCAGGTGCAGCTGCTCCCCGTCGAGACGCGGGCGCAGTCCAACATCGGCGTCTCGGACGTGACCGTCACGAGTCGCATCGCCGAGGTCGACCAGCCGGTGCAGCTGGAGGCGACCCTCACCAACCACGGGCCGGACCCGCTCTCCGACTACGTGGCGAGCGTCTACCTGGCGGGCGACCGGGTGGCCCAGGCCACGACGACGCTGGAGCCGGGCCTGGAAAAGACGGTCTCGTTTACGGTCACGCCCCAGACACGGGGCTGGCTGGACGGGGCGGTGGTGACGGAGGACGACGACCTCCCGGTCGACGACCGGCACCACTTTTCACTGCACGTGCCGGAGGAACGGCGCGTGCTACTGGTGCGGGGGGAGGGACAGGACACGCGCTACCTCGACCTCGCCCTCTCGTCCGAGATGGTGGCGGACCGAATTGCCTTCCGCACCACCGCCATCGACGAGCGCGACCTGGCCTCCGCCGAGCTTGGCCGCTACGACGCGGTGCTCCTCGCGGGGCCCCGGTCCCTGTCGAGCGGAGAGGTCGACGCCCTCGCCCGCTTCGTCGACCGCGGGGGCGGCCTGCTCCTCTTTCCCACCGCCCAGGCCCGCCCGGACGACTACAACGCCCTGTTCGGGGCGCTCGATGCCGGATCGTTGCGGGGCTTTAGCGGCGCCTTGTCGGGCGAGCAGACGGTCGCCTCGTTTGGTCGGGTGGACCTGCAGCATCCGCTTTTTGAGGGCGTCTTTCAGGAGCGGCGCCGGGAGGAGGCGTCCGTGGAGCAGCCGGACCTCTACTACGTCATGAACTTTCGCCCGTCGGGCCAGGCGGGGCAGACCCTCATTGAGCTGTCCAACGGCCGTCCATTTTTGCACGAGGTACGTCACGGAAGCGGGCGGTTGCTGCTGTCGGCCGTGGCGCCCACCCAGGCGTGGAGCGACCTGCCCGTCCGCGGCCTCTTCGTGCCGCTTCTCTACCGGTCGGTCTACTACCTCTCCGCCACCACGTCCGTGGCGGGGGAGCAGCTGGTGGCCGGGCGGCCGGCCGAGCTGCGCGTGACCGGCGTCCCCCCGGTGGCATCGGTCCGCCTCCACGGCCCCGACGGCATCGAGGTTGCGCCCGAGCAGCGCACCCTCTTCGGGGCGACCCTCGTGCAGGTGGGGGGCACGCTGACCACGCCCGGCCTCTACGACGTGCAGGCCGGCTCGACGCGGGTCCGGCGGGTGGCGGTGAACGTCCCCCCGGCCGAATCGAACCTCCAGGCGGCGGCCCCGGAAGAGGCCTCGGAACGGCTGGGGACCGCGACGGGGGCGCCGGTGCGGGCGGTGGCCGCGGCGGAGACCGAGGACCTCAAAGAGACCCTCCGCACCCGGCGGGCGGGCACGGAGCTCTGGAACGTGTTTTTGCTCCTGGCACTCGTCTTCCTCGCGGCGGAGATGCTCGTCGCCAGCCAGTGGGCCCCGGAGACGACGTAA
- a CDS encoding fasciclin domain-containing protein, translated as MIDLATSLRRWGRLGLGLFALVLVTTGCDAFIDQDQSDSAPSSPTIAGYVQEVPALSALEGAVAEAGLVETLDTGGPFTVFAPTNDAISPAIDPSLNRQVAGKVVQHHVVNGEATSDQLSDGQTVSPRAGDDLTIGVGENVTVNRATVTNPDANAQNGVVHVVDELLADAVDRATLTPRFTLFARLVKEADLAGALRGPGANDGRTIFAPTNEALLAALDNDDSGEVESDEIPPDAGDILQYHVLDSVFLAGDVPTSATDVPTLEGTDVTVQRSNGTVTVNGNEVSVPNVEVDNGVIHGIDAVLMP; from the coding sequence ATGATTGATCTCGCTACGTCCCTTCGCCGATGGGGCCGCCTCGGCCTCGGTCTTTTTGCCCTTGTCCTCGTCACGACAGGGTGTGACGCTTTTATCGACCAGGACCAAAGCGACTCCGCGCCTTCATCCCCTACGATTGCGGGCTACGTCCAGGAGGTGCCGGCATTGAGTGCGCTTGAGGGAGCCGTGGCCGAGGCTGGGCTCGTCGAGACCCTGGACACGGGCGGTCCATTCACCGTATTTGCTCCTACGAACGACGCCATCTCACCGGCCATTGACCCCTCGCTCAATCGGCAGGTCGCCGGGAAGGTTGTTCAGCACCACGTCGTGAATGGAGAGGCCACCTCCGACCAACTCAGCGATGGACAGACGGTGTCACCGCGTGCTGGGGATGACCTCACGATCGGGGTGGGCGAGAATGTGACGGTGAACCGGGCGACGGTCACGAACCCCGATGCGAATGCGCAGAATGGAGTCGTGCATGTTGTGGATGAACTGCTGGCCGATGCGGTGGATCGGGCCACCCTGACCCCGCGGTTTACATTGTTTGCGCGGTTGGTGAAGGAGGCCGACCTCGCGGGTGCCCTCCGAGGGCCTGGGGCCAACGACGGACGAACGATCTTCGCGCCGACGAACGAGGCTTTGCTGGCCGCCCTCGACAACGACGACAGCGGAGAGGTGGAGTCGGACGAGATTCCCCCGGACGCCGGCGACATTCTACAGTACCACGTGCTCGACAGCGTCTTCCTTGCCGGAGACGTGCCGACCTCGGCCACGGACGTACCGACGCTGGAGGGCACGGACGTGACAGTTCAGCGCTCGAATGGGACGGTTACCGTCAATGGAAATGAAGTGTCCGTTCCCAACGTGGAGGTCGACAATGGCGTCATCCATGGCATCGACGCGGTCCTCATGCCGTAG
- a CDS encoding TonB-dependent receptor: MMPRYASTLLLAGLTWGLAAVGAAPAQQAATLTGTVEDANGAPLPGANVVLLDSDYGTAAGADGSYSITGIDPGTYALRVTFVGYETIEGEIRFEPGEEATRTFALERAPLQGEGVTVTVGSRARDMAAEDMAVPVDVYGTEEIQTSGAFETGRILQQSAPSVNFPQNTLSDGMDALRSFTLRGLSPDQTLVLVNGKRRHKSALVNRLGAGVSGGSSPIDLNAIPANAIERIEVLRDGASSQYGSDAIAGVANLRLKDEPLDPTIETRIGGYATEPYPNDGTTYSVRPSFGVELGDDGGFLNFFGEYRLRTPTNRAGPANFNLGPAGQAGDEIADPDGDGLFDIVDKNNSVEQPAFHWGDGRSENLLFWANGAYPVANVNAEQPTEVYAFGGYSYRKGKGQGFYREGTDDGNWPQVHPEGFLPNFENPINDGSVVVGLRGMLDEWNYDLSAQTGFNYFQYNITNSLNASYGPSQEGNQTDFYAGAVQLQQTVVQLDVDRGLEVGLASPLNVAAGALFRADNYQLKAGEEASWAGFENPPWGINQNGGTPAPGAQVFPGFRPEQEVDETRTNIGTYVDLQADLIDPLQVNIAGRFENYSDFGSTVNGKVALRFEPVSQLAFRGTAQTGYRAPNQAQKFFSKVSTTFIDNQPVQTGIFRINSDVGNALGIPDLEEERSVNFSGGVIIEPVERFQVSVDYFNIQIDDRITLSGDLGEPGSPGEEAIKDVLSANNTGASTASFFSNAIDTKTEGVDVTSKFSALLADGIQLQLRGAFNWTDTEITGGPRNPTTLDEDFSTVILAPDDQRSLTEGALPETTTKLTASLTAGPVDLTLRGARYGELLNADNDADDQFTLDPEYVFGGELGYSMFDDQVNLAVGARNLFDNYPDLDPNKGTFDIILPYNRAHPMGFNGRFVYSRLTISL, translated from the coding sequence ATGATGCCACGCTACGCTTCGACCCTTTTGCTTGCTGGCCTCACATGGGGGCTCGCCGCGGTGGGGGCGGCGCCGGCCCAGCAGGCCGCTACGCTCACCGGAACCGTTGAGGACGCGAACGGGGCACCCCTGCCAGGGGCCAACGTCGTCCTCCTGGATTCCGACTACGGCACGGCGGCGGGCGCTGACGGGTCCTACAGCATCACAGGCATCGATCCGGGGACGTACGCCCTCCGTGTGACGTTTGTCGGATACGAGACAATCGAAGGGGAAATTCGCTTCGAGCCCGGCGAAGAGGCCACGCGAACCTTTGCCCTTGAGCGCGCCCCCTTGCAAGGAGAGGGCGTAACGGTTACCGTCGGGTCCCGGGCCCGCGACATGGCCGCCGAAGACATGGCGGTGCCCGTGGATGTGTACGGGACGGAAGAGATCCAAACGTCTGGGGCCTTCGAGACCGGGCGGATTCTTCAGCAGAGTGCGCCGTCGGTCAACTTTCCACAGAACACGCTCTCCGACGGGATGGACGCCCTCCGTTCGTTCACGCTCCGTGGCCTGAGTCCGGACCAGACGCTGGTGCTCGTAAACGGCAAGCGCCGACACAAGTCGGCCCTCGTCAACCGGCTCGGGGCCGGGGTGTCGGGCGGGTCGAGTCCGATTGACCTGAACGCGATCCCGGCCAACGCCATCGAGCGAATTGAGGTGCTCCGGGACGGGGCGTCCTCGCAGTACGGATCCGACGCCATCGCGGGCGTGGCGAATCTGCGCCTCAAAGATGAGCCCCTCGATCCGACGATCGAGACCCGCATCGGGGGGTACGCCACGGAGCCCTACCCCAATGACGGCACCACCTACAGCGTTCGTCCGTCCTTCGGCGTGGAGCTGGGCGACGACGGTGGATTCCTCAACTTCTTTGGCGAGTATCGGCTGCGCACGCCGACCAACCGGGCCGGCCCGGCGAACTTCAATCTGGGACCGGCCGGCCAGGCGGGGGATGAAATTGCGGACCCGGACGGCGACGGGTTGTTCGACATCGTCGACAAGAACAATTCGGTGGAGCAGCCGGCCTTCCACTGGGGCGATGGGCGTTCGGAGAACCTGCTATTCTGGGCGAACGGGGCGTACCCCGTTGCCAACGTCAACGCGGAGCAGCCCACCGAAGTCTACGCGTTCGGGGGCTACAGCTACCGGAAGGGGAAGGGGCAGGGCTTCTACCGCGAAGGCACCGACGACGGCAACTGGCCCCAGGTGCACCCGGAGGGCTTCCTCCCGAACTTTGAGAACCCGATCAACGACGGCTCGGTGGTCGTCGGGCTCCGGGGGATGCTCGACGAGTGGAACTACGACCTGAGTGCCCAGACGGGCTTCAACTACTTCCAGTACAACATCACGAACTCCCTGAATGCCAGCTACGGCCCCTCACAGGAAGGGAACCAGACCGACTTCTACGCGGGGGCCGTGCAGCTCCAGCAGACGGTCGTACAGCTGGACGTAGACCGCGGCCTGGAGGTCGGCCTTGCCTCGCCCCTGAACGTGGCGGCCGGCGCCCTCTTCCGAGCGGACAACTACCAGTTGAAGGCCGGGGAAGAGGCCTCCTGGGCGGGCTTCGAAAATCCCCCCTGGGGCATCAACCAGAACGGCGGCACGCCCGCGCCGGGGGCACAGGTCTTCCCGGGCTTCCGGCCGGAGCAGGAGGTCGACGAGACGCGAACGAACATTGGGACATACGTGGACCTGCAGGCGGACCTCATCGATCCGCTTCAGGTGAACATCGCGGGCCGATTCGAGAACTACAGCGACTTCGGCTCGACCGTCAACGGAAAGGTTGCGCTGCGCTTCGAGCCGGTTTCGCAGCTCGCCTTCCGCGGGACGGCGCAGACGGGCTACCGCGCCCCGAACCAGGCGCAGAAGTTCTTCTCGAAGGTCTCCACGACGTTCATCGACAATCAGCCTGTGCAGACCGGAATCTTCCGCATCAACAGTGATGTGGGGAACGCACTGGGCATTCCGGACCTCGAAGAAGAGCGCTCGGTCAACTTCAGCGGCGGGGTCATCATCGAGCCCGTCGAGCGGTTTCAGGTGTCGGTCGACTACTTCAACATTCAGATTGACGACCGGATCACGCTCTCCGGCGATCTTGGGGAGCCGGGGTCGCCGGGAGAAGAAGCCATCAAAGACGTTCTCAGCGCCAACAACACGGGGGCGTCGACCGCCAGCTTCTTCTCGAACGCCATCGACACAAAGACCGAGGGCGTCGACGTGACCTCCAAGTTCTCGGCACTCCTCGCGGATGGGATTCAGCTGCAGCTCCGCGGTGCGTTCAACTGGACGGACACCGAGATCACGGGCGGCCCGCGCAACCCGACGACGCTGGACGAGGACTTCAGTACAGTGATCCTCGCTCCGGACGACCAACGGTCATTAACGGAAGGCGCACTGCCCGAAACGACGACGAAACTGACCGCGTCCCTCACGGCCGGTCCGGTGGACCTGACGCTCCGCGGGGCCCGCTACGGCGAGCTCCTGAACGCGGATAACGACGCCGACGACCAGTTCACGCTCGATCCGGAGTACGTCTTCGGCGGCGAGCTCGGGTACAGCATGTTCGACGACCAGGTGAATCTCGCCGTTGGGGCCCGGAACCTGTTCGACAACTACCCGGACCTGGATCCAAACAAGGGCACCTTCGACATCATCCTGCCCTACAACCGGGCCCACCCGATGGGCTTCAACGGCCGCTTCGTGTACAGCCGGCTCACAATCTCCCTCTAG
- a CDS encoding class I SAM-dependent methyltransferase, translating to MSTQSIGLPDELHEYLLSVSLREPEVMQRLREETAEHPRSNMQIAPEQGQFLQFLVQLIGARRTIEVGVFTGYSALAVASVLPPTGTLVACDVSEEYTTVARRYWKEAGVADRIDLRIAPAEETLAALIDDGQDGTFDFSFIDADKEGYDTYYEQSLRLLRPGGVIALDNVFRSGRVADPDVEDESVRDIQRLNEKIHDDERVDLSMLPLADGVTLAMKR from the coding sequence ATGTCTACCCAGTCGATCGGCCTCCCGGACGAGCTGCACGAGTATCTCCTGTCCGTGTCCCTGCGTGAACCCGAGGTGATGCAACGCCTCCGGGAAGAGACGGCCGAGCACCCCCGGTCCAACATGCAGATTGCCCCGGAGCAGGGGCAGTTCCTGCAGTTCCTCGTCCAGCTGATTGGGGCCCGCCGCACGATCGAGGTCGGCGTCTTCACCGGCTACAGTGCGCTCGCCGTGGCGTCGGTCCTGCCGCCGACGGGCACCCTCGTCGCCTGCGACGTGAGCGAAGAGTACACGACGGTGGCCCGTCGCTACTGGAAAGAGGCGGGCGTGGCCGACCGCATCGACCTCCGCATCGCCCCCGCCGAGGAGACGCTCGCGGCGCTGATCGACGACGGGCAGGACGGGACCTTCGACTTCTCGTTCATCGACGCGGACAAGGAGGGCTACGACACCTACTACGAACAGTCGCTCCGGCTGCTGCGGCCCGGCGGGGTCATTGCGCTTGACAACGTGTTTCGCAGCGGGCGGGTCGCCGACCCGGACGTGGAGGACGAGAGCGTGCGGGACATTCAGCGCCTCAACGAGAAGATTCACGACGACGAGCGCGTGGACCTGAGCATGCTCCCACTGGCCGACGGCGTGACCCTCGCGATGAAGCGGTGA